In the genome of Blastopirellula marina, the window TGAAGCCCTCGGAAGTCAAAGCCTTGCGAGACGCTTCCGCCGCAGGTGCCGCCAAGGGGACTCCTAAGCGCAAGCCTGCCGGCCGACGTACCACCGGTACCAGCCCCGCCAGCCGTCCCGGCAAGACCGCCGTCAAAAAGGGAACGACGTTTCGCGGCGGCAAGAAGAAGACCAAAAAGAACTCCAAGCAGTCGCCTGCTGCCAGCGAATCGCGTCGTGGCCAAGGGCGAGCCGTGAAGCAGAAGCAGGCTTCCAAGAAGAAGCAGATGCGCCGCAAATAGAGCCCGATCAAGGATTGCCAGGCCCATGTCCCAGTTTCAATTTCAGGCGACTTCGATCGTCGAAAACGTCCCCCTCTCGGCCCGCATCTATCGCGTTCGCTTCGAGGCCCCCGAGATCGCCGCCAAGATTCGGCCAGGGCAGTTCGTCATGGTCCGCATTGCCAACTGCTTCGATCCACTGCTGGGACGTGCCTTCGCCCTGTACGACGTCATCGCCGGTGAAGATGGCCAGCCCAAGTACGTCGACGTCGTTTACCAGGTCCACGGCAAGCTCACCACGCGGCTCAAACAGCTCGAACAGGGGCAGAAGCTGGAAGTCTGGGGCCCGCTGGGCAACGGCTTCACAATCCCCGAGACCGACCACCTGATTCTAGTGGCCGGCGGCATCGGCCAGACACCGTTCCTGGCAGTCGCCAAGCAGGTTCTCGGCCAGCAGTCTTACGGTACCGAGCAATTCACCACCAGCAAACCTAAAAAGGTCACGCTGTGCTACGGGGCCCGCTCGTTCGCGGATTTCGCCGGGCTTGATGATTTCAAGGCGACCGGCATGGATGTGAAGATCTGCACCGACGACGGCAGTGCAGGGCACCACGGCCTGGTGACCGACCTACTGCAGCAAGCCATCGCCGAAGACCTTGGCCTCGCCCAGGTGCTGTGCTGTGGCCCTGAGAAGATGATGGAAGCGGTCAGCGAGCTTACCACCGAGCAAAAGGTACCGTGCCAGGTTTCGTTGGAAACACCAATGGCATGCGGTATCGGCATCTGCTTCACCTGCGTGGCCCCAGTTCGCCAGGAAGACGGCAGCTGGGACTACAAACGAACGTGCGTCGAAGGACCAATCTTCAACGCATGCGAAATCGCCTGGGAGCATGCCTGACGCTTCAGGCGGCCGCAAAAAAATAAGAGCGTTCCTCCTTAGCTTGTGCCGCAGGCACGCGCGACCCATGTTCCCGGCTCGAACAAAGATGGGTGCGAAATAGCTAGAGAACGCTCTGGCAGTATCTGCATATTGGTTTCGCCGACCCAGAGTCGATTCCCTGGGTCAGCCGAAACTCAGATATCAGCACCAACAGGCTACTAGGCAGCAGCCTTGTCCTTGGCGGACTTGATGTGATGATTCAGGCGCGACTTCAGACGCGAGGTGGTCTTTTGGTGCAGAACATTCTTGGCACCAGCCTTGTCCAGCTTCTTGACCGTTACGCGGAACAGTTCGTCTGCCTTTTCGAATTCCTTGGCCGCAACAGCTTCCCGAACCTTACGGATCGAGGAACGAATCGCGGACTTAATCGCGCGATTGTGGTTACGGCGGATAACATTCTGGCGAAGACGTTTTTTGGCGCTCTTGGTATTAGGCATGATTGAACCGGGTAATCGGAAACGAACAGTCCTTTGTCAGACTCTTAATAGAAGCTAATCATCATGCCGGATTTACTTGAGTTTGTCTAGCCGTCGCTTCACATCTTTGTAGGCTGGATCCAATTTCTCGAGCCTTTTCAGATACGTGGTGGCCGAAGTCCACTCTTTAAGCCCCTGGGCGAGCACGCCGGCTCGGTACAAAAGGAGCTTCAATCGCTCGGAACTTAAGCTGTCAGAATAGTTTAGGGCTTCTTCGTAGGTCTCCATGGCCGTCACAAACTTCTTCCGGGCCTGCAGACACTCTCCCTTGCCCAGGTAGCAAATTGCTAAAAGTTTTTCATCCGCCAGCGAGATTTCGTCGAACAGCTGCTCGGCCTGTTCGTAATTTCCCATTCGTTTGAGCCGCAAGCCGAGCTCGTATTTGATCATTAAATCGTCCGGATGACGCTCGTTTCGCTTGGCATAGATCTCCAGTTCCAGGCGGTGGAGGTCGTTTTTGGCCGTTTCAACCAGTTCCAGAAGTTGGGGACTCGACTGGGCCGAGGCCTGGTTTTCGGCCATCTTGTACCGATGCCGAGCCTTGTTGATCAGCAGGTCTTCCCGCTTTTCGGTTAGCTCGAGCGAATCGCCAAAATGAGCCTGGGCCTCTTTCCAAACCGCCTCGGCCTCGAAGTACTTTTCTTCGGTGACCCACAAATCGATCAACTTCAGATAGTTTTCCAGTTGATCGGGGTCGGCTTCGATCTTGGCTTTCAGCTTCTGCTTCTCATTCAGTTCGATCTTCGTGGCCGGTCGTTCCTGCACTTCCGACTTACGGTCCCCTTCTTCGTGGGCGGCTTGTCGGCGGCGAACTTTGGCGGCATCGGCCGGATCAATTCGGTTGGTAACCGTCGCCAGACCTTTGGCTCGACGTTCGCGGTCGATAGTCAGCTGCGAAATCATCTGATTCGCTTCTTTTTCGCCGCGGTTCTTTTCTTCAATGAAATGCCACAAGGAGATGGCCTGGTCGAACTGGCCAACCCGTCCCAAATAGCGGGCACAGTGCCGCATTACCTCGATATCACCGGGCGAGCCGTCCATGGCGTTCTTCATGTAACGCAGGCCCACCTCGTTGTAGCGCATCGCCTCGCACGCATCGACCATGCCCCGCAGCGTGATGCTGTCGTAGGGATTGCTCTTAAGCAGGTCGATCCCTTCCTTGATGACGTCTTGCCACTTTTTGGCCGCCAACGCCTTTTTCAGGCCCCCTTTGCCGCCGAAACCGGAAAAGAGCGAGCCTTTCTTCTTCCCTTTGAACTTCAGATCGAGGTTTTCGAGCATCTTCTCGACGTAGACCAAGTTCGCCGGGTCTCTCTTGCAGCAATCCCCCAACAGACTATGCGCATAGTCATAGTCGTACTTCGGTTTGCTCATCATTTGCGTAGCGTGATCAAACAACTGTTGCAGCTGTTTACGCAGCGCAGGCGAGACCTCGTAGTCGGCATCTTCCGAAACTGAGAAACTTCCACCGTCAGACATAAGCAGGCCAAATCAATCGGATACGCATGAGGAATTTTGAATGCTTGCCAAGCACGATAATCCGTTACTCCTATTGTATCAACCGCTTCCGTCAGAGGGTGGATTCGTTTTAAATTCAAGGAAGCGTAACATTTCATGCCTGAAACCTCTCTTTTGAGGGACCGCTGTGACACCCACCGATCAACAATCCGCCGCCACAGAACCTGGAACCGTCTATCTCGTAGGTAGCGGCCCCGGTGACGCGGGTTTGATCACCCAGCGGGGTATCCGCTGCCTGCAGCAAGCCGACGTCGTTTTGTACGACTACCTCTCGAATCCGGAACTGCTAGAGTACGCGATTAGCGCCCAAGAGATGCACTGCCTGGGGAGCCACGCCCAGCGAAAGCTGTGGTCGCAAGATCGCATTAACGAAGAAATGGTCTCGCTGGCCAAGCAAGGAAAAACGGTCGTCCGCCTGAAAAGTGGCGATCCGACCGTCTTTGCCAGGGCTACCGAAGAAATCGAAGCCCTGCGCGCCGCGGATATCCCATTCCAGATTGTCCCCGGTATCACCACCGCATTGGCGGCCAGCGCCTATGCCGGCATCCCACTGACCCACTCCGACCATGCCTCGGCGGTCGCGTTTGTCACCGGGCACGAGAAGCCTGACAAGGAAGACTCCTCGATCGACTACGCTGGCCTGGCTAATTTCCCTGGCACACTGGTCTTCTACATGGGAGTCACCACGGCCCCGCAGTGGTCGGCCCAGTTGATTGCCCATGGCAAATCGCCGGATACGCCGTGCGCGATCATCCGTCGCTGCAGCTGGCCTGACCAGGAAACGTTTCGCTGCACGCTCGGCGAGATCCCCAGCCTATTGCACTCTGGCTCCAAGATTCGCCCCCCGGTGATTACCGTGGTGGGGCAAGTCGCCCAAGATCAAAGCATTCCCAACTGGTTCGAGCAGCGGCCTCTGTTCGGGCAATCGTTCCTGATCACGCGTCCAGAACATCAAGCCGCCGAGCTGCGTTATCCGCTGGCCGAACTGGGGGCGGAGGTCTTCGTGCAGCCGGCGATCGATATCAACTTTGCCAACGATCAAGGTCCCTTGAACGAAGCCATCGCCAAGTTGAAGTCGTTCGATTGGATTGCGTTTTCCAGCCGCAACGGCGTTACGTTCTTCATGGAACGCCTGCGGGCCCTGGGCTACGACTTCCGGATGCTGGGGCACTTGAAAATCGGAGCGATCGGCCCCGGCACTGCTGAGCAGCTGCTCGCCTACGGTTTCAAGGCCGACATCATTCCTGCTGAGTACCGGGCCGAATCGCTGGTCGAAGCGATGGCCGATCAGGTTGTCGGCAAGCGCGTGCTGTTGCCGCGGGCGTCACGCGGACGCGATGTGCTGCCGGTGGGACTCGCCCAGGCAGGTGCCAACGTGACAGAAGTGATCGCGTACGAAAGCACCGACGTGGCCGAGGTCTCACCAGAAGTAAAAAGGCAACTCGAGACCAGCGGGTTCGACTGGGTGATCCTCACCAGCAGCGCTATTACCAGGGCCACCGCGCGATTGGTCCCCGAAGCGATGGCCAGCAGCAATATCGTCACCATCAGCCCGATCACATCCGATACCGTCCGCGAGCTTGGCTACGAAGTAACCGTCGAAGCGAAGACGTACACCATGGACGGCATCATCGAAGCAATCCTGGCGTACGAAGACGAGAACTCGGTGTAAACTTGCTCGCCTCCTCTCCACCGTCTGCGGGGGAGAGGAGGCGAGAGAAACGCTCTCGTTGCTACTACCGCTGATAGATCGGCAGATAGCCCATGTCTAGCTGCATCATGATCAGGTTGCAGGCCGTGACGTAGATGGGACCGATGCTCGTTTCGTCCCAGTAACCTTCGCCGTTCTGCTCGCCGGTGATGCGGTCGTACAGGCGATTGCGGAACGCTTCCCAGAAGGTCTTGTCGTCAGTCCCTTCGCGATACACGACCTGCGAGTAATACAGGTACGAGTAGTGCCAGTGGCTGAAGCTTTGGGCCTGGGTTTGGATCTGGTAAAGGTTCTTCTTGCAGTAGTCGAGCATCTTCTGCACGACGTCTGACTTCGTTTCGCCCGCGTTTTGCAGGCAGCAGATCGAAGCTGCCGTAATCGCTGGGCGAGATGTCCCACGGTTCTTCGAGCTATACGAAATGCCCCCGTCCGGGTTCTGGCAGTCGTAGATGTACTTCTTGGCGTTCTCGATCACTTCGGTGGGAACGGGGATGCCGGCGTTTCGGCAGCCGCGTAGACCTTGCACCTGGGTGATGGTAGTCGAACCTTCGTCGAAGTCGTTACCATCCTTCGCGCTAACGTAGCCCCAACCGCCCGACTTGGTTTGAGCGAAGACACTGAACTTCACGGCATTGGCCAGGATCTTGATCAGTTCTTCACGACGCAGCGAGTCTTCTTCTTCTCCCAGCACCTGCGAAAGGAAGAGCATCGAGAACCCATGACCGTACGTGTAGCGGTTGTCGGTCAGCGGATCGCCGATCAAACCGTTAGGGCGAGCCTTCGAGACGAGAAACTCCACCGCGCGGCGGAGGTTCTCAGAGTACGGACCCTGCATGGTGGTCGAGCCCGAGGCACACAAAGCCGTGCCAGCCAACGCAGTCATGGCCGTGGGATAGTTGGCGGCGGTCCAGTGGCCCAGGCGTGATTGGGTACGCTGAACCCAGCCCAGGCCTTTCTCGACGCACGCTTCCCAGGTACGTCGCTGTGAATCGGACGGAGGAGCAGCCCATAGAGGTGGAGCAGCAGCCGCTGCGGATATTCCTCCCAGCATTCCCAACATTCGTCGGCGATTCATGTTTAGCACTCGCTATCTCCCTTGATTTGCTTTGGCTTTGCTCTATTTTTCCAGCCAAAGCGAACCACGTAAAGCAAACTTTCTCGTTACCAGTGGGAGAGACGCGGAAAGACGCACGAAAAATCGGACGAATTCCCACACAATGGGGCAGATGCGCCGAATTATTTCTGTTCGGCGAAGGTGGTATACGACAGAAACCCGAGGATCGCAGCACAGATCACAAACGCAATATCCATCGTCATGCTAACGCCGCCAAAGGGGACGCCTGCCAACAGGTCGAGCGCGAATACCAGAATCAGGAGAACGGAGACACCCATTCCCACAATCGTCAGC includes:
- a CDS encoding dihydroorotate dehydrogenase electron transfer subunit, whose protein sequence is MSQFQFQATSIVENVPLSARIYRVRFEAPEIAAKIRPGQFVMVRIANCFDPLLGRAFALYDVIAGEDGQPKYVDVVYQVHGKLTTRLKQLEQGQKLEVWGPLGNGFTIPETDHLILVAGGIGQTPFLAVAKQVLGQQSYGTEQFTTSKPKKVTLCYGARSFADFAGLDDFKATGMDVKICTDDGSAGHHGLVTDLLQQAIAEDLGLAQVLCCGPEKMMEAVSELTTEQKVPCQVSLETPMACGIGICFTCVAPVRQEDGSWDYKRTCVEGPIFNACEIAWEHA
- the rpsT gene encoding 30S ribosomal protein S20 translates to MPNTKSAKKRLRQNVIRRNHNRAIKSAIRSSIRKVREAVAAKEFEKADELFRVTVKKLDKAGAKNVLHQKTTSRLKSRLNHHIKSAKDKAAA
- a CDS encoding tetratricopeptide repeat protein, translated to MSDGGSFSVSEDADYEVSPALRKQLQQLFDHATQMMSKPKYDYDYAHSLLGDCCKRDPANLVYVEKMLENLDLKFKGKKKGSLFSGFGGKGGLKKALAAKKWQDVIKEGIDLLKSNPYDSITLRGMVDACEAMRYNEVGLRYMKNAMDGSPGDIEVMRHCARYLGRVGQFDQAISLWHFIEEKNRGEKEANQMISQLTIDRERRAKGLATVTNRIDPADAAKVRRRQAAHEEGDRKSEVQERPATKIELNEKQKLKAKIEADPDQLENYLKLIDLWVTEEKYFEAEAVWKEAQAHFGDSLELTEKREDLLINKARHRYKMAENQASAQSSPQLLELVETAKNDLHRLELEIYAKRNERHPDDLMIKYELGLRLKRMGNYEQAEQLFDEISLADEKLLAICYLGKGECLQARKKFVTAMETYEEALNYSDSLSSERLKLLLYRAGVLAQGLKEWTSATTYLKRLEKLDPAYKDVKRRLDKLK
- the cobA gene encoding uroporphyrinogen-III C-methyltransferase → MTPTDQQSAATEPGTVYLVGSGPGDAGLITQRGIRCLQQADVVLYDYLSNPELLEYAISAQEMHCLGSHAQRKLWSQDRINEEMVSLAKQGKTVVRLKSGDPTVFARATEEIEALRAADIPFQIVPGITTALAASAYAGIPLTHSDHASAVAFVTGHEKPDKEDSSIDYAGLANFPGTLVFYMGVTTAPQWSAQLIAHGKSPDTPCAIIRRCSWPDQETFRCTLGEIPSLLHSGSKIRPPVITVVGQVAQDQSIPNWFEQRPLFGQSFLITRPEHQAAELRYPLAELGAEVFVQPAIDINFANDQGPLNEAIAKLKSFDWIAFSSRNGVTFFMERLRALGYDFRMLGHLKIGAIGPGTAEQLLAYGFKADIIPAEYRAESLVEAMADQVVGKRVLLPRASRGRDVLPVGLAQAGANVTEVIAYESTDVAEVSPEVKRQLETSGFDWVILTSSAITRATARLVPEAMASSNIVTISPITSDTVRELGYEVTVEAKTYTMDGIIEAILAYEDENSV
- a CDS encoding prenyltransferase/squalene oxidase repeat-containing protein; its protein translation is MNRRRMLGMLGGISAAAAAPPLWAAPPSDSQRRTWEACVEKGLGWVQRTQSRLGHWTAANYPTAMTALAGTALCASGSTTMQGPYSENLRRAVEFLVSKARPNGLIGDPLTDNRYTYGHGFSMLFLSQVLGEEEDSLRREELIKILANAVKFSVFAQTKSGGWGYVSAKDGNDFDEGSTTITQVQGLRGCRNAGIPVPTEVIENAKKYIYDCQNPDGGISYSSKNRGTSRPAITAASICCLQNAGETKSDVVQKMLDYCKKNLYQIQTQAQSFSHWHYSYLYYSQVVYREGTDDKTFWEAFRNRLYDRITGEQNGEGYWDETSIGPIYVTACNLIMMQLDMGYLPIYQR